One Acetobacterium sp. KB-1 DNA segment encodes these proteins:
- a CDS encoding NAD(+) synthase, giving the protein MHKYGFFRTACAVPKLKLADCQYNVNEMMTLATKAWDQGVEVLLFPELGITGYTCGDLFFQRELQKNAVKALDCLCQWSDGKKMLLAVGLPLAIKGSLYNCSVLLNDGQILGVVPKTYIPNYQEFYEKRWFASSKSLYQTEITLCSQRVPIGTDLLFQHVHREEFVIGVEICEDLWVPISPGSFHALAGATVILNPSASNEVVGKSDYRRELIRSQSGRCNAAYLYASSGFGESTSDLVFGGNAIICERGILLKELPKFNLGNELLITDIDVESLTHDRQMQHGFGDSADLLKDHSYRTILFETPGTDDFDREVYPQPFVPADPNRRSERCEEIFNIQTIGLATRLAHLGNAPMVVGISGGLDSTMALLVCVSVCDRFDIPREKIHAVTMPGFGTTDRTYDNAVALIKGLGASFHEISIVAACTAHFNDIGHPLDLHNVTYENSQARERTQILMDLSNKLGGIVVGTGDLSELALGWATYNGDHMSMYSVNASVPKTLIRYLVKWVADHSTKGEIKKILYDVLDTPVSPELLPPDEDGKIAQKTEETVGPYELHDFFMYQMVRHGFSPEKVYFLACKAFEGVYQKAVIFKWLKRFYHRFFSQQFKRNCLPDGPKVGSVSFSPRGDWRMPADARATQWLKSLEKMEPIE; this is encoded by the coding sequence ATGCATAAATACGGATTTTTCAGAACAGCCTGTGCTGTTCCTAAACTAAAACTGGCAGACTGCCAGTATAATGTCAATGAAATGATGACCTTAGCGACGAAGGCCTGGGATCAGGGGGTCGAGGTGCTATTGTTTCCGGAGTTGGGAATCACCGGGTACACCTGTGGCGATTTGTTTTTTCAGCGGGAACTGCAGAAAAACGCGGTAAAGGCACTGGATTGTTTGTGTCAATGGTCTGATGGGAAGAAGATGCTTCTGGCAGTTGGCCTGCCCCTGGCTATAAAGGGGAGTTTATACAATTGTTCAGTGCTGCTAAACGATGGTCAGATATTGGGGGTAGTACCCAAAACCTATATTCCCAATTATCAGGAATTTTATGAAAAACGATGGTTTGCTTCGTCAAAATCGCTGTATCAAACCGAGATTACACTTTGTTCGCAACGGGTTCCGATTGGAACCGATTTACTGTTTCAACATGTTCATCGGGAAGAATTTGTGATCGGTGTCGAAATTTGTGAAGACCTGTGGGTGCCGATTTCACCCGGTAGTTTTCATGCCCTGGCCGGGGCTACCGTGATCCTTAATCCGTCTGCCAGCAATGAGGTGGTGGGAAAAAGTGATTACCGCAGAGAGTTGATTCGCTCTCAATCCGGTCGCTGCAATGCTGCTTATCTCTATGCCTCGTCAGGCTTTGGTGAGTCAACCAGTGATTTGGTGTTTGGTGGCAATGCGATCATCTGTGAACGGGGGATATTGCTCAAAGAACTGCCTAAGTTTAACCTGGGGAACGAACTGCTGATTACTGATATTGACGTCGAATCACTCACGCATGACCGGCAAATGCAGCATGGCTTTGGGGATTCGGCTGATCTTCTTAAGGATCATTCTTACCGGACCATTTTATTTGAAACTCCGGGAACCGATGATTTTGATCGGGAGGTATATCCTCAGCCCTTTGTTCCCGCTGATCCTAATCGGCGCAGTGAGCGGTGCGAAGAGATCTTTAATATCCAAACCATCGGTTTGGCTACCCGACTGGCTCACCTCGGCAATGCCCCAATGGTAGTGGGGATATCGGGAGGACTGGATTCAACGATGGCACTGCTTGTTTGTGTCAGTGTTTGTGATCGATTTGATATCCCCCGGGAAAAAATACATGCTGTGACGATGCCGGGTTTTGGCACTACTGATCGCACCTATGATAACGCGGTTGCTCTGATCAAGGGCCTGGGTGCGAGCTTCCATGAAATTTCCATTGTTGCCGCTTGTACGGCTCACTTTAACGACATCGGCCACCCTCTGGATCTCCACAATGTTACCTACGAGAATTCTCAGGCCCGGGAACGAACCCAGATTCTCATGGATCTTTCCAACAAGCTGGGGGGGATTGTCGTTGGAACGGGGGACCTATCGGAACTGGCCCTTGGTTGGGCTACCTATAATGGCGATCATATGTCAATGTATAGTGTCAATGCCAGTGTTCCAAAAACCTTAATCCGTTATCTGGTCAAGTGGGTAGCAGACCATTCGACCAAAGGAGAGATTAAAAAAATTCTTTATGATGTTTTGGATACCCCGGTTTCACCAGAACTGCTGCCCCCGGATGAGGACGGAAAAATCGCCCAAAAAACAGAAGAAACCGTGGGTCCCTATGAACTCCACGATTTCTTTATGTATCAAATGGTGCGCCACGGCTTCTCACCGGAAAAAGTATATTTCCTGGCCTGCAAAGCCTTTGAGGGTGTCTATCAAAAAGCGGTGATTTTTAAATGGCTAAAGCGCTTTTACCACCGTTTTTTCAGCCAGCAGTTTAAACGCAACTGCCTGCCCGACGGGCCAAAGGTAGGCTCAGTATCTTTTTCGCCGCGGGGTGACTGGCGCATGCCCGCTGATGCCCGCGCCACGCAATGGCTTAAGAGCCTCGAGAAAATGGAACCGATTGAGTAA
- a CDS encoding CTP synthase, whose protein sequence is MQTKYIFVTGGVVSSLGKGITSASLGRLLKSRGLKVSIQKFDPYLNFDPGTMSPYQHGEVFVTDDGAETDLDLGHYERFTDENLSQFSNVTTGRVYWNVISKERRGDYLGGTVQVIPHITDEIKEGILRVTDYSHPDVVITEIGGTVGDIESLPYLEAIRQFKGDLGAENVLYIHVTLLPYLGKAGELKTKPTQHSVKELRSIGIQPDIIVLRSEKEVEEGLKAKISLFCNVDKKAVVVNMDAAELYEVPLMLEKEGLAELVCEKLHIDCKEPDLTEWKDLVKKAKSLENKVTIGLVGKYVELHDAYLSVAEALRHGGIGNNSEVVIKWIHSEDINEENVDRVLKDLDGILVPGGFGHRGVEGKIHAIEYAREHKVPFLGLCLGLQLAVIEFARNVVGLAGAHSIELDPETPYPVINLMEEQKKIIDMGGTMRLGLYPCELLEGSKAKEAYGEKNISERHRHRYEVNDDYLAQLEEKGMIFSGMSPDRVLVEMIEIKDHPWFVATQAHPEFKSRPNKPHPLFQSFVKAALNTKE, encoded by the coding sequence ATGCAAACTAAGTATATTTTTGTCACTGGTGGAGTAGTATCTTCTTTAGGAAAGGGGATTACAAGTGCATCGTTGGGTCGATTACTTAAGTCCAGAGGCTTAAAGGTCTCGATCCAGAAATTTGATCCTTATTTGAACTTTGATCCCGGAACCATGAGTCCTTATCAGCATGGGGAAGTTTTTGTGACCGATGACGGGGCAGAAACTGATTTGGACCTGGGTCACTATGAACGATTCACCGACGAAAACCTGTCCCAGTTTAGCAATGTTACCACCGGAAGAGTATATTGGAATGTGATTTCAAAAGAACGTCGGGGTGACTATTTAGGGGGAACTGTTCAGGTTATTCCCCATATTACCGATGAAATAAAAGAAGGGATTCTTCGCGTCACCGACTACAGCCATCCAGATGTGGTGATTACCGAAATAGGCGGAACAGTCGGGGATATTGAAAGTCTGCCCTATCTGGAAGCGATTCGTCAATTTAAGGGCGATCTGGGCGCTGAAAATGTCTTGTACATTCATGTTACTCTACTTCCTTATCTTGGAAAGGCGGGCGAACTGAAAACCAAACCAACCCAGCATTCGGTAAAAGAATTGCGGAGCATCGGAATTCAGCCGGATATTATTGTGCTCCGTTCCGAAAAGGAAGTGGAAGAAGGTTTAAAGGCGAAAATATCCCTCTTCTGCAATGTCGATAAAAAAGCCGTGGTTGTTAATATGGATGCCGCAGAGCTTTATGAAGTACCCCTGATGCTTGAAAAAGAAGGTCTGGCCGAATTGGTTTGTGAAAAACTTCATATCGATTGTAAAGAACCGGACCTGACCGAATGGAAAGACCTGGTTAAAAAGGCGAAAAGTCTGGAAAACAAGGTTACCATTGGCTTAGTTGGTAAATATGTCGAACTCCATGACGCCTATCTTTCCGTGGCAGAAGCCCTGCGTCACGGCGGTATTGGTAACAACTCTGAGGTTGTTATTAAATGGATTCATTCTGAAGACATCAATGAAGAAAATGTTGATCGGGTGCTTAAAGATCTGGATGGCATCCTAGTGCCCGGCGGCTTTGGCCACCGGGGTGTGGAAGGCAAGATCCATGCCATTGAGTATGCCAGAGAACATAAGGTGCCTTTTTTAGGTCTGTGTCTGGGTTTGCAGTTGGCAGTCATTGAGTTTGCCCGAAATGTAGTCGGTCTGGCCGGTGCTCATAGTATAGAGCTGGATCCGGAAACCCCTTATCCAGTTATCAATCTGATGGAAGAACAGAAAAAAATTATTGATATGGGGGGGACCATGCGTTTGGGATTATATCCCTGCGAGTTGTTGGAAGGTTCAAAAGCGAAAGAAGCCTATGGTGAGAAAAACATCAGCGAACGGCATCGACACCGCTATGAAGTCAATGATGATTATCTTGCGCAACTTGAAGAAAAGGGGATGATATTCTCGGGAATGTCACCTGACCGGGTTCTTGTTGAAATGATTGAAATAAAAGATCACCCCTGGTTTGTTGCGACTCAAGCGCATCCGGAGTTTAAATCCCGCCCCAATAAACCCCATCCGTTGTTCCAGAGCTTTGTAAAAGCTGCTTTGAACACAAAAGAATAG